A genome region from Pseudanabaena sp. Chao 1811 includes the following:
- a CDS encoding photosynthesis system II assembly factor Ycf48, whose translation MKKSIKRFLSSLLICLLLCVTLLGVGIPSASANHGNWHKVELPVAITPLDLWFDKYEPNHGWLVGTDATLLESIDGGQTWEERKLDLGDGIYRFSSISFSGNEGWITGQPALLLHTTDNGQSWSRIGLSSKLPGDPFKIVAQGRNSAEMVTDLGAIYTTQDGGQNWRALVTQAVGNARNLNRSDDGRYVAISANGNFYSTWQPGDITWIQHNRNSSRRVQNMGYTPDNRLWMLNRGGQVQFSEAGEFDKWDKKQTPKDGGGFGLLDLAYQDENNVWISGGSSRLLHSEDGGKTWKRDESAANAGANLYKLYFFSRDRGFVVGQNGTLLAYSPD comes from the coding sequence ATGAAAAAAAGCATAAAACGCTTTCTTAGCTCTTTACTTATTTGTCTATTGCTTTGCGTGACATTGTTGGGCGTAGGAATACCCAGTGCCTCCGCAAATCATGGCAACTGGCACAAAGTGGAGCTACCTGTAGCCATCACTCCCCTTGATCTTTGGTTTGACAAATATGAACCCAATCATGGCTGGTTAGTAGGTACTGATGCGACTCTGCTGGAATCCATCGATGGCGGTCAAACTTGGGAAGAGCGCAAACTCGATCTCGGCGATGGCATCTATCGTTTTTCATCGATCAGCTTCTCTGGTAACGAAGGTTGGATCACAGGACAACCTGCACTCCTGCTCCATACCACTGATAATGGTCAATCTTGGTCACGGATCGGGCTTAGCTCCAAACTCCCTGGAGATCCCTTTAAGATCGTGGCTCAAGGTCGCAACTCTGCGGAAATGGTCACCGACTTAGGCGCAATTTATACTACTCAAGATGGTGGTCAAAACTGGAGAGCCTTAGTTACCCAAGCCGTTGGTAATGCGCGTAACCTCAACCGTAGTGATGATGGTCGTTATGTAGCTATTTCAGCCAATGGCAACTTTTATTCCACATGGCAACCGGGGGATATAACTTGGATTCAGCATAATCGCAATAGCTCTCGCCGTGTGCAGAACATGGGCTACACTCCCGACAATCGCCTCTGGATGCTCAATCGTGGTGGTCAAGTGCAATTTAGCGAAGCTGGCGAATTTGACAAATGGGACAAAAAGCAAACTCCTAAAGATGGTGGCGGTTTTGGTCTGCTCGATCTTGCCTATCAAGATGAAAATAACGTCTGGATCTCTGGCGGTAGTTCGAGATTGCTCCATAGCGAAGATGGTGGCAAAACTTGGAAGCGTGATGAGTCCGCAGCAAATGCAGGCGCAAACCTTTACAAACTTTACTTTTTCTCGCGCGATCGTGGTTTCGTAGTTGGACAAAATGGCACATTACTAGCCTATTCTCCAGACTAA
- a CDS encoding rubredoxin: MEPESINTETSGAETKPVLNITIVEASEGKEEPHRHECGVCGYIYEPSIGDTKRNIPAGTPFEEIAEDWRCPVCNTKKKSFADIGVASKPSGFTENLGYGFGVNVMTPSQKNLLIFGSLALAVIFFISLYALD; the protein is encoded by the coding sequence ATGGAACCCGAATCAATAAATACGGAAACCTCTGGCGCAGAAACTAAACCCGTACTCAATATCACCATAGTTGAAGCCTCTGAAGGCAAAGAAGAACCCCATCGTCATGAATGTGGCGTATGCGGCTATATATATGAACCATCAATAGGTGATACCAAACGGAATATTCCTGCGGGTACGCCCTTTGAAGAAATTGCCGAAGACTGGCGTTGCCCCGTCTGTAACACCAAGAAAAAATCCTTTGCAGATATTGGCGTTGCCTCCAAGCCTTCAGGATTTACCGAAAACCTTGGCTATGGCTTTGGCGTAAATGTCATGACCCCTAGCCAGAAAAACCTACTCATATTTGGATCATTGGCGCTTGCCGTCATTTTCTTTATCAGTCTATACGCACTCGATTAA
- a CDS encoding RNase H family protein, producing the protein MNSKANLVTIYVDGYYKDPCGGWGCVLKYGETIKEFSGNIIESSKPRIDMIAVIEALKHLKRPCQVELYTNCQFLINCIQLHWKRKSNLDLWDNLDNAAFSHDITWIWIKGYKEELHKQSHQLAMAAARNISPRLEVLERETNSTQARNDLQSLLKQLSKAEITRDNENMSVTLQIDDRILEFHSRKIIPIPTIES; encoded by the coding sequence ATGAATAGTAAAGCAAATTTAGTGACAATTTATGTTGATGGTTACTACAAAGATCCCTGTGGCGGTTGGGGATGTGTTCTCAAATATGGAGAGACAATCAAAGAATTTTCTGGAAATATAATTGAGTCGAGTAAACCTCGAATAGATATGATTGCAGTTATTGAAGCATTAAAACACCTAAAGCGTCCTTGCCAAGTAGAACTTTATACTAATTGTCAATTTCTAATAAATTGTATCCAGTTACATTGGAAACGTAAATCTAATTTAGACTTATGGGATAATCTCGATAACGCAGCATTTTCTCATGATATTACGTGGATATGGATTAAAGGTTATAAAGAAGAACTTCATAAACAATCTCACCAGTTAGCAATGGCTGCGGCAAGGAATATATCACCAAGGCTAGAGGTATTAGAACGTGAGACTAACTCTACTCAAGCCAGAAATGATTTGCAAAGCTTACTAAAACAACTGTCCAAAGCCGAAATTACTAGAGATAATGAAAATATGTCTGTTACTTTACAGATAGATGATCGCATTCTTGAATTTCACTCTCGTAAAATTATACCTATCCCTACAATTGAATCCTAG
- a CDS encoding nucleotidyltransferase family protein, producing the protein MSELIWRSLNFSKKSMTDVKATNLPFAISKEELTQFCQKNGIAKLSLFGSVLRQDFRHDSDVDVLVNFLSDRKVSFLDLAKMERELSVLFAGRKVDLRTPKELSPYIRDRVINEALVQYGN; encoded by the coding sequence ATGTCAGAATTAATTTGGCGATCGCTTAATTTCTCCAAGAAATCTATGACAGATGTAAAAGCAACGAATTTACCCTTTGCTATTTCTAAGGAAGAACTTACGCAATTTTGTCAAAAAAACGGGATTGCTAAACTTTCCTTGTTTGGATCGGTCTTACGACAAGACTTTCGACATGATAGTGACGTTGATGTTTTAGTAAATTTTCTCAGCGATCGCAAAGTTAGTTTTTTAGATCTTGCAAAAATGGAACGAGAGTTATCAGTATTATTCGCAGGTAGAAAAGTCGATTTGAGAACCCCTAAAGAGTTAAGTCCTTATATCCGCGATCGCGTGATTAATGAAGCTTTGGTGCAATATGGCAATTGA
- a CDS encoding HepT-like ribonuclease domain-containing protein: protein MAIDNITRLHHMIDAAKEAISFANGKSREDLERDRLLLLALVKDLEIIGEAASKLTPEIRACYPQLPWIDIITMRNRLVHEYFGIDEGIVWDTVTKDLHLLVEELAIILHNETEKDTGSN from the coding sequence ATGGCAATTGATAACATAACTCGTCTGCATCACATGATCGATGCAGCAAAAGAGGCGATCTCATTTGCTAATGGTAAAAGCAGAGAGGATCTTGAACGCGATCGCCTACTCTTGTTAGCGTTAGTCAAAGATTTAGAAATTATTGGTGAGGCAGCTAGCAAACTCACACCAGAAATTAGAGCGTGTTATCCCCAATTGCCTTGGATTGATATTATTACCATGCGAAATCGTTTAGTACACGAATATTTTGGGATTGACGAAGGTATTGTTTGGGATACAGTAACGAAAGATTTACATCTTTTGGTTGAAGAACTAGCAATAATCCTTCATAACGAAACAGAAAAAGATACAGGAAGTAATTGA
- a CDS encoding PDDEXK nuclease domain-containing protein → MANQIVLIGYEQLLRDLKDRIRLAQVKAALAVNRELVLLYWHIGREILQRQGQEGWGTKVIERLAKDLKQEFPEMKGFSRTNLLYMRAFAEAWDDEQIVQQIVGQIPWGHNVRLLDKASNRKERLWYAQQAIANGWSRAVLEHQIETKLYQRQGKAITNFVTTLLPQPQSDLAQQLIKDPYSFDFLSLAQNAQERDLEKALLDHIRIFLLELGVGFAFVGSQYHLEVGGDDFYIDLLFYHLKLRCYIVIDLKMTEFKPEYSGKMSFYVSVVDDLLRHPDDKPTIGIILCKSRNQTVAEYALRDVNKPIAVSQFKHELPESLQSVLPSIEQLEAELATVEVIESDRL, encoded by the coding sequence ATGGCTAATCAAATTGTCCTTATAGGTTATGAGCAGTTGTTGCGAGATCTCAAAGATCGCATTCGCTTGGCGCAAGTCAAAGCCGCCTTGGCAGTAAATCGAGAATTGGTATTACTCTATTGGCATATTGGGAGAGAAATCTTGCAGCGACAAGGGCAAGAGGGTTGGGGAACTAAGGTAATTGAACGTCTCGCTAAAGATCTAAAACAAGAATTTCCTGAAATGAAGGGATTTTCTCGTACAAATTTGCTTTACATGAGAGCCTTTGCAGAAGCTTGGGATGATGAGCAAATAGTCCAACAGATTGTTGGACAAATTCCTTGGGGGCATAATGTGCGCTTATTGGACAAGGCAAGTAATCGCAAAGAAAGGCTTTGGTATGCACAACAGGCGATCGCGAATGGTTGGAGTCGCGCCGTATTAGAACACCAGATTGAAACTAAACTTTATCAACGTCAGGGAAAAGCAATTACCAATTTTGTTACTACCTTGTTGCCTCAGCCGCAGTCCGATTTAGCTCAACAGCTTATTAAAGATCCTTACTCGTTTGATTTTCTAAGCTTGGCGCAAAATGCTCAAGAGCGAGACTTAGAGAAAGCTTTACTTGATCACATTCGTATTTTTTTGTTAGAGCTTGGCGTAGGTTTTGCCTTTGTTGGTAGTCAATATCATTTGGAAGTAGGTGGTGATGATTTTTATATTGACCTGTTGTTTTATCATCTGAAACTGCGCTGCTATATTGTCATCGACCTAAAGATGACCGAGTTTAAACCCGAATATTCAGGCAAAATGAGCTTTTATGTCTCAGTAGTAGATGATTTACTGAGACATCCTGACGATAAACCGACGATTGGCATAATTTTGTGTAAGTCTAGAAATCAGACTGTAGCGGAATATGCTTTGCGAGATGTGAATAAACCTATTGCGGTTTCTCAGTTTAAGCACGAGTTACCAGAATCGTTACAGAGCGTTTTGCCAAGTATCGAACAGTTAGAAGCGGAGTTAGCTACGGTTGAAGTAATAGAAAGCGATCGCCTATGA
- a CDS encoding metal ABC transporter permease, which translates to MRNAIIAGGLAGIVCPAIGCFLIVQRMALLGDVMTHTVMPGMAIAFFYKIDVAIGAFISGISSAFLIAWLRSQTRVKVDAAMALTSSSFFAIGILLISLLKIKIDLHGFLFGDILSVSQTDTMRAGVITVIVLVAIAIFYKQLLFYTFDRTGAQALGLPVNLIYLGLMAGVTLTIIASMQTMGVVLVVSLLVGPAITAYLLVKELHQMIFVGAAIGVTASAIGLYASYYLNLPSGPAIVLSVLMLFLLTLVFSPSQGLLTRTK; encoded by the coding sequence ATGCGAAATGCCATCATTGCAGGTGGTTTAGCAGGAATTGTTTGCCCTGCGATCGGATGCTTCTTGATTGTGCAGCGTATGGCATTGCTAGGAGATGTGATGACCCATACGGTGATGCCGGGGATGGCGATCGCCTTTTTCTATAAAATTGATGTGGCAATCGGGGCATTTATTTCAGGAATTAGTAGCGCATTTTTAATTGCATGGTTGCGATCGCAAACTCGTGTCAAGGTTGATGCAGCAATGGCACTGACATCTTCTAGTTTCTTTGCGATCGGCATTTTGCTAATTTCCCTGCTCAAAATCAAAATCGACCTACATGGCTTTTTGTTTGGCGATATTCTCAGCGTTTCTCAGACCGATACGATGCGGGCAGGAGTCATTACCGTGATCGTACTAGTTGCGATCGCTATATTTTATAAACAATTGCTGTTTTACACCTTTGATCGCACTGGGGCGCAAGCGCTAGGACTCCCCGTGAACTTGATCTATTTGGGCTTAATGGCAGGAGTCACGTTAACGATTATTGCCAGTATGCAAACGATGGGCGTAGTGTTAGTCGTCTCGCTGTTAGTGGGACCTGCGATTACGGCTTATTTATTAGTCAAGGAATTGCATCAAATGATTTTTGTTGGCGCAGCTATAGGTGTGACAGCAAGTGCGATCGGTTTATATGCCAGTTACTATTTGAATTTGCCTTCTGGTCCTGCGATCGTTTTATCCGTTCTCATGTTGTTTTTGCTAACCTTGGTTTTTAGTCCCAGCCAAGGATTACTAACACGCACCAAATAA
- the ileS gene encoding isoleucine--tRNA ligase, translating to MTSAPKANSENLAGNPEYKDTVNLPQTDFSMRANAIIREPEIQKFWAEQGIYEELSSNNKGDIFTLHDGPPYANGTLHMGHALGKSLKDIINRYQLLRGRKARYVLGWDCHGLPIELKVLQNIKAEERVKLTPLQLRQRAKEFALQTIDEQAAVFKRLGVWGDYENAYYTMKPEYEAAQIAVFSKMALKGYIYRGLKPVYWSPSSHTALAEAELEYPENHVSRSIYVAFPVTQSSDRLKAIADLTNLHAVIWTTTPWTIPANLGISANPHLSYSIVAAGDKYYIVATELVEKLAATFEQALEVKYTFKGDILEGTIAKHPIADRSSPIVLGDHVTAESGTGLVHTAPNHGQDDFVVGRKYHLGMISLVDDRGIFNEDAGAELAGLSVLKEGNAKVVEILTANGTLIKEEAYNHKYPYDWRTKKPVIVRATEQWFASVDGFREEALKSIKEVNWIPAIGENRITSMVQERSDWCISRQRTWGVPIPVFYDEETNEPLLTEETINHIQELIREHGSDVWWQKEVEELLPASYQNNGRKYRKGTDTMDVWFDSGSSWAGVLGGESHNSHLVPYELNYPADIYLEGSDQHRGWFQSSLLTSVATNGYAPYKTVLTHGFLLDEKGQKMSKSLGNIVDPMVVINGGKDQKKEPPYGADVVRLWAASVDYSSDVPVGKTILAQMSDVSRKIRNTARFLLSNLFDFQPAEQLVPYADLTESDRYILHRLAEVTRDITEAYDKFQFSRFFQAIQNFCTVDLSNFYLDIAKDRLYISAPNAARRRSCQTVLMYCLEAIAKAIAPVLAHTAEDIWQHLPYPAPTKSVFQSGWFIVHPEWHKPELATKWEYLREVRSEVNKVLESARTGKLIGAPLEAKVLLVATDATQKAYLESLGEDLRYLFIVSQVELVDSLPDADFKGEATNLQIAIAKADGEKCPRCWNYSTHIGESVEHPHICDRCVSALAGNF from the coding sequence ATGACATCTGCTCCTAAAGCCAACTCTGAGAATCTGGCAGGTAATCCTGAATATAAGGACACCGTGAACTTGCCCCAAACCGACTTTTCGATGCGGGCAAATGCAATTATTCGTGAGCCAGAGATTCAAAAATTTTGGGCAGAGCAGGGCATTTATGAAGAATTAAGTAGCAATAATAAGGGTGATATTTTTACGCTCCATGATGGGCCTCCCTACGCTAACGGCACATTACACATGGGTCATGCCTTGGGCAAATCGTTGAAAGATATTATTAATCGCTATCAACTGTTGCGGGGACGTAAAGCTCGCTATGTCTTAGGTTGGGACTGTCATGGGTTGCCAATTGAACTTAAGGTTTTACAAAATATCAAAGCTGAAGAACGGGTTAAGCTAACGCCTCTCCAGTTGCGACAAAGGGCTAAGGAATTTGCATTGCAAACTATTGACGAACAGGCGGCAGTTTTTAAGCGTTTAGGTGTTTGGGGTGACTATGAAAACGCCTATTACACGATGAAGCCTGAATATGAAGCCGCCCAGATTGCTGTATTTAGTAAAATGGCGCTCAAAGGCTATATCTATCGCGGGCTTAAGCCAGTCTATTGGTCGCCTAGTTCCCATACTGCCCTCGCGGAAGCGGAATTGGAATATCCCGAAAATCATGTTTCTCGCAGTATCTATGTTGCTTTTCCTGTCACGCAATCTAGCGATAGGTTAAAGGCGATCGCCGATCTCACCAATCTCCATGCCGTGATCTGGACAACGACACCTTGGACAATTCCCGCTAACTTGGGTATTAGTGCCAATCCCCATCTGAGTTACAGCATCGTGGCGGCTGGTGATAAATATTACATCGTGGCAACAGAATTGGTGGAGAAGCTAGCCGCCACCTTTGAGCAAGCTTTGGAAGTGAAATATACTTTCAAGGGGGATATTCTCGAAGGAACCATTGCTAAGCATCCGATCGCCGATCGCTCTAGTCCCATCGTTCTAGGTGATCACGTCACCGCCGAATCAGGTACAGGCTTAGTCCATACTGCGCCTAATCATGGTCAGGATGACTTTGTTGTGGGTCGAAAATATCATTTAGGTATGATTTCTCTGGTGGACGATCGCGGTATTTTCAATGAAGATGCAGGCGCAGAATTAGCAGGTTTGAGTGTGCTGAAGGAAGGCAATGCTAAGGTTGTGGAAATCTTGACCGCTAATGGAACTCTGATTAAAGAAGAAGCCTATAACCACAAATATCCCTACGATTGGCGCACCAAGAAGCCTGTGATTGTTCGCGCCACTGAGCAGTGGTTTGCCTCCGTTGATGGTTTCCGCGAAGAAGCATTGAAATCGATCAAGGAAGTTAACTGGATTCCTGCGATCGGTGAGAATCGGATTACCTCAATGGTGCAAGAGCGATCAGACTGGTGTATTTCCCGTCAGCGCACTTGGGGCGTACCAATTCCCGTATTCTATGACGAAGAAACTAACGAACCTTTACTTACGGAAGAAACCATTAATCACATTCAAGAACTGATTCGTGAGCATGGCTCTGATGTGTGGTGGCAAAAGGAAGTAGAAGAGTTACTCCCTGCATCCTATCAAAATAACGGTCGCAAGTATCGCAAAGGTACGGACACAATGGATGTCTGGTTTGACTCTGGTTCTTCATGGGCAGGAGTTTTAGGTGGTGAGAGTCATAATTCCCATCTAGTTCCCTACGAGCTAAACTATCCTGCGGACATCTATCTCGAAGGCTCCGATCAACATCGTGGTTGGTTCCAATCTTCTCTCCTAACTAGTGTGGCAACCAATGGCTATGCACCTTATAAGACGGTGTTAACCCATGGTTTTTTGCTGGATGAGAAGGGACAGAAAATGAGTAAATCCCTTGGTAATATCGTTGATCCGATGGTGGTAATCAATGGTGGTAAAGATCAAAAGAAAGAACCTCCCTATGGTGCGGATGTGGTTCGTCTTTGGGCAGCAAGTGTGGACTACAGCAGTGATGTTCCTGTTGGCAAAACCATTTTGGCTCAGATGTCCGATGTGTCGCGTAAGATTCGTAATACTGCCAGATTCTTGCTCAGCAATCTCTTTGACTTTCAACCTGCGGAACAGCTAGTGCCTTATGCCGATCTCACCGAAAGCGATCGCTACATTCTGCATCGTCTCGCCGAAGTTACTAGGGATATCACTGAGGCATACGATAAGTTCCAATTCTCGCGCTTCTTCCAAGCTATCCAAAACTTCTGCACCGTTGATTTATCGAACTTCTATTTAGATATCGCCAAAGATCGTCTCTATATCAGTGCGCCCAATGCTGCCCGTCGCCGCAGTTGCCAAACGGTGTTGATGTATTGCTTAGAGGCAATTGCCAAGGCGATCGCCCCAGTCCTTGCTCACACTGCCGAGGATATCTGGCAACACTTACCCTACCCTGCGCCAACTAAGTCCGTATTCCAATCGGGTTGGTTTATTGTGCATCCTGAATGGCATAAGCCCGAACTGGCAACTAAATGGGAGTATCTCCGCGAAGTCCGTTCTGAGGTCAACAAAGTCTTGGAATCCGCCAGAACTGGCAAACTCATCGGCGCACCCCTAGAAGCGAAGGTCTTATTAGTTGCCACTGATGCAACTCAGAAGGCTTATCTAGAATCCTTAGGAGAAGATTTGCGCTATCTCTTCATCGTGTCACAGGTCGAGCTGGTCGATAGCTTACCCGATGCTGACTTTAAGGGCGAGGCTACCAATTTACAAATTGCGATCGCGAAAGCCGATGGCGAAAAGTGTCCCCGTTGCTGGAACTACTCCACCCACATCGGTGAGTCTGTCGAGCATCCGCATATTTGCGATCGCTGCGTCAGTGCATTAGCAGGTAATTTCTAA
- a CDS encoding chlorophyll a/b-binding protein yields MANSYRVDERGVLNNFAIEPKMYVDDTEKAGFTPYAELLNGRLAMIGFVSLLITEAATGHGLIWLLGNL; encoded by the coding sequence ATGGCTAACAGTTACAGAGTTGATGAACGCGGTGTACTCAACAACTTCGCAATTGAACCAAAGATGTATGTTGATGATACCGAGAAAGCTGGTTTTACACCTTATGCGGAATTACTAAACGGTAGACTTGCCATGATTGGTTTCGTCTCTCTCTTAATTACAGAAGCTGCAACGGGGCATGGGCTGATTTGGTTGCTGGGGAATCTATAA
- a CDS encoding chlorophyll a/b-binding protein, protein MTNSYRVDERGVLNNFAIEPKMYVDDTEKAGFTPYAELLNGRLAMIGFVSLLITEAATGHGLIWLLGNL, encoded by the coding sequence ATGACTAATAGCTACAGAGTCGATGAACGCGGTGTACTCAACAACTTCGCAATTGAACCAAAGATGTATGTTGACGATACTGAGAAAGCTGGTTTTACACCTTATGCGGAATTACTAAACGGTAGACTTGCCATGATTGGTTTCGTCTCTCTCCTAATTACAGAAGCTGCAACGGGGCATGGACTGATTTGGTTGTTGGGAAATCTATAA
- a CDS encoding MarR family winged helix-turn-helix transcriptional regulator, translating into MSTNSALDPLRNSAWRSLLTVHTKLLDRIAEKLTQAELPPLEWYDVLLTLKEAPDYCLRLSELAEKVLLSRSNLTRLVDRLEKTELLYRKSCPSDRRGTYAVLTEAGLEMQKKMWVVYAEGISEYFASHISDDEAKVLQTICDRLLNIKPKN; encoded by the coding sequence ATGTCAACAAATTCAGCCCTAGATCCTTTACGAAATTCAGCTTGGCGATCGCTTTTGACCGTTCATACCAAGCTGTTGGATCGCATTGCCGAAAAACTTACTCAAGCCGAGCTGCCACCTTTGGAGTGGTATGACGTACTGCTCACACTTAAAGAAGCACCTGATTACTGCCTACGATTGAGTGAGCTAGCGGAAAAAGTGCTATTAAGTCGTAGTAATTTAACGCGGCTAGTCGATCGCCTCGAAAAAACCGAATTGCTTTATCGAAAATCCTGTCCCAGCGATCGGCGTGGGACTTATGCAGTCTTAACTGAAGCAGGTTTAGAGATGCAGAAAAAGATGTGGGTAGTTTATGCGGAGGGTATTTCTGAGTATTTTGCTAGTCATATCTCCGACGATGAGGCGAAAGTTTTACAGACAATATGCGATCGCTTATTAAATATAAAACCGAAGAATTGA
- a CDS encoding glutathione S-transferase family protein gives MLPKLKLISHTLCPYVQRSLITVLEKQIPCDREYIDLANKPDWFLKISPLGRVPLLLVDGEVLFESAVICEYLDEITPDSLHPPDALTKAKHRSWIEFGSNLLAKIAGFYAAKDQETFEAKRLDLIANLELLESQLNAVPFFAGEKFSLIDAVYAPIFRYFVAFDRYQNFVFSDRTPKVNAWREVLLQRPSVQQAVAENYYELLDEFLKKRNSFLTELIK, from the coding sequence ATGCTGCCTAAACTCAAGCTAATCAGCCATACCCTTTGTCCCTACGTGCAGCGATCGCTGATTACCGTCCTTGAAAAGCAAATTCCTTGCGATCGCGAATATATCGACCTTGCCAACAAACCCGATTGGTTTCTCAAAATTTCACCACTGGGCAGGGTTCCTTTGCTTTTAGTCGATGGCGAAGTGTTATTTGAATCAGCAGTAATCTGTGAATATCTCGATGAAATTACCCCAGACTCGTTACATCCACCAGATGCCTTAACCAAAGCCAAACATCGCTCTTGGATCGAGTTTGGTTCAAATCTACTAGCTAAAATTGCAGGATTCTATGCCGCCAAGGATCAAGAAACCTTTGAAGCAAAACGTTTAGATTTAATTGCAAATTTAGAACTACTAGAATCACAACTTAATGCAGTCCCATTTTTTGCTGGTGAAAAGTTTTCGCTGATTGATGCGGTCTATGCACCGATCTTTCGCTATTTCGTCGCCTTCGATCGCTATCAAAATTTTGTTTTTAGCGATCGCACTCCCAAGGTTAATGCATGGCGCGAAGTTCTATTACAAAGACCATCAGTTCAGCAAGCTGTTGCCGAAAATTACTACGAATTACTGGACGAGTTTCTCAAAAAGCGGAATAGCTTTTTAACAGAACTGATTAAATAG
- a CDS encoding class I SAM-dependent methyltransferase — protein sequence MNNVIRYQNAALQYYRDLTGSSYLHYGYWEPIPSPTDELTVTKLRVAQEAYATHLLSFLPTDIHTVLDVGCGNGDNAVAMIEKGLQVEGLAPDPLQQANFLERTNGKALFHVDTFQEFVQAPAKYSSQLTYDLILFSESTQYMSPEMIADGSAVVAKSGSYVLLADMLRKDPEYKEGMFSNCLINADLHKSMENAGFKLVKTDDISAHIAPTLDICVQSFQTFGISTMTYIGNLIAIAVPPIYKVLRYFFGKSIKKLITEGLQASNLFHKHLCYEIQLWQKI from the coding sequence ATGAATAATGTAATTCGCTACCAAAACGCTGCCCTCCAATATTACCGAGATCTAACAGGTTCTTCCTATCTTCACTATGGCTATTGGGAACCTATTCCTTCCCCCACTGATGAGTTGACTGTTACCAAGCTCCGTGTCGCTCAAGAAGCCTATGCAACACATCTTCTATCTTTTCTCCCAACCGATATCCATACCGTCTTAGATGTTGGTTGTGGCAATGGTGATAATGCTGTAGCAATGATTGAGAAGGGTTTGCAAGTTGAGGGATTAGCCCCCGATCCACTGCAACAAGCAAATTTCCTAGAACGCACCAATGGTAAAGCGTTATTCCATGTCGATACCTTCCAAGAATTTGTACAAGCTCCTGCGAAGTATTCTTCCCAGCTTACTTATGACTTAATTCTATTTAGTGAAAGCACTCAATATATGTCACCAGAAATGATTGCCGATGGTTCGGCTGTGGTGGCAAAATCTGGCAGTTATGTACTGTTAGCAGATATGTTACGGAAAGATCCTGAATATAAGGAAGGGATGTTTTCTAACTGTCTGATTAATGCTGATCTGCATAAATCAATGGAGAATGCTGGATTTAAGTTAGTCAAGACTGATGATATTTCCGCACATATCGCACCAACTCTAGATATTTGTGTACAGAGCTTCCAAACCTTTGGGATTTCGACAATGACATACATCGGCAATCTGATCGCGATCGCAGTGCCACCAATTTATAAAGTTCTGCGCTACTTCTTCGGAAAGTCAATCAAGAAATTGATTACAGAAGGGCTTCAAGCTTCTAATTTGTTCCATAAGCATCTCTGCTATGAAATCCAGCTTTGGCAAAAAATCTAG